In Drosophila innubila isolate TH190305 chromosome 2R unlocalized genomic scaffold, UK_Dinn_1.0 1_C_2R, whole genome shotgun sequence, the following are encoded in one genomic region:
- the LOC117785801 gene encoding putative gustatory receptor 59f: MLHSKLRQASRKRRQVAVNYFPKGNWNLTQKLHKSNSEQLRDEMQLMLLICVLSGGAPIAVFPRFRGKFFNAVQHFWLIALYAWLCSAAYWELMHSSIKLNELEHKFYCIEALTYLIHVPCIMILSMRWKHGIAAVIDRIAQFDLTSGYMVKSGSISRNISYHLLAILIFTVCYIPIDFCYCQYQVWKTFFDLSTYLLPNILSGISFIPYFILLQGICRRLHCLTESLKVELRRGLFMQRSVIQQLRLQHLNLLHFTKAVNQTFGVSVLCVIVSSFFNVNTNLFLAYKNMESPNVEDWAWWMDILLWLLIHLYRMYIILYFNHGVQQEQVNCLNLLIKVQTDSEALIESVNHFTLQLQANVRAYVACGLIVLDYKFITTLLMAITNVFIFLLQYEITYQALSTANETKI; encoded by the exons atgttgcaCTCAAAGTTGAGGCAAGCCTCTCGGAAAAGACGCCAGGTAGCTGTCAATTACTTTCCGAAAGG GAACTGGAATCTCACCCAGAAGCTACACAAATCCAACTCTGAGCAGTTGCGGGATGAGATGCAGTTGATGCTGCTGATCTGTGTATTGTCTGGAGGTGCTCCGATTGCAGTCTTTCCACGATTCCGAGGGAAATTCTTCAATGCAGTGCAACATTTTTGGCTGATCGCCTTATATGCCTGGCTCTGCTCAGCCGCCTACTGGGAACTGATGCACAGTTCGATAAAACTCAATGAACTGGAGCATAAATTCTATTGCATCGAGGCCTTGACATATCTGATCCATGTGCCGTGCATTATGATATTAAGTATGCGTTGGAAACACGGAATTGCAGCAGTAATTGATAGAATTGCACAATTTGATTTGACGAGTGGATATATGGTGAAAAGTGGAAGCATTAGTCGAAATATATCATACCATCTATTAGCGATACTGATCTTTACTGTCTGCTATATTCCCATCGACTTTTGCTATTGCCAATATCAAGTGTGGAAGACTTTTTTCGATCTGAGCACATATCTTCTGCCCAACATCTTGAGTGGAATATCTTTTATACCCTATTTTATATTGCTTCAAGGTATTTGTAGGCGTCTTCATTGCCTAACTGAATCCTTGAAAGTAGAGCTTCGACGAGGATTATTTATGCAACGTTCTGTAATTCAGCAACTTCGATTGCAACACTTGAATTTATTGCACTTTACAAAAGCAGTTAATCAAACCTTTGGTGTATCTGTATTGTGTGTCATTGTGAGTTCTTTTTTCAATGTCAACACGAATCTTTTTCTGGCTTATAAGAATATGGAAAGCCCCAATGTGGAAGACTGGGCTTGGTGGATGGACATTCTTTTGTGGCTTCTCATACATTTGTATAGAATGTATATTATACTTTACTTCAATCACGGAGTGCAGCAAGAG caAGTCAACTGCTTAAACTTATTGATCAAAGTGCAAACTGACAGTGAAGCCCTTATTGAAAGTGTTAATCATTTTACACTGCAATTGCAAGCCAATGTACGTGCGTATGTTGCCTGTGGCCTAATCGTATTGGATTATAAGTTTATTACGACA CTGCTGATGGCCAtcacaaatgtatttatatttttgctgcaATACGAAATTACGTATCAAGCGCTGTCAACAGCAAACGAAACTAAGATATAA
- the LOC117782978 gene encoding serine-threonine kinase receptor-associated protein: protein MAANNMRQIPLTCSGHTRPVVHLDFSDICDSGYFLISACKDGSPMLRHGDTGDWVGTFEGHKGAVWGVALNRNATLAASGAADFTGKVWNAVSGAEIHSFQHKHIVKSVAFDQSSENIVTGSNEKLVRVFNLEQPDAEPELYAGHSGAIKRALFCRDDKCIISAADDKTVRLWDRMTGIEVQRLQFQNNPNSLDISHDNHVLTITHGSTISFWEIDTLKKLKEVKVPTNVASASLHPDKHVFVCGGEDFKMYKFDYITGNEIESFKGHFGPVHSVKFSPDGELYASGSEDGTLRLWQTTVGKTYGLWKCTEPSELNNSMNSPREVPAN, encoded by the exons ATGGCGGCCAACAACATGCGACAGATTCCATTGACCTGCAGTGGACACACTCGACCCGTGGTGCATTTGGATTTCAGCGATATCTGCGACAGCGGATATTTTCTCATATCCGCCTGTAAAG ATGGCAGCCCAATGTTGCGTCATGGCGACACGGGGGATTGGGTGGGCACCTTTGAGGGTCACAAGGGCGCCGTGTGGGGCGTGGCACTGAATCGGAATGCAACCCTGGCAGCCTCGGGCGCCGCCGACTTCACCGGGAAGGTGTGGAACGCGGTTAGCGGAGCCGAGATTCACAGTTTCCAGCACAAGCACATCGTGAAGAGCGTCGCCTTCGATCAGAGCTCGGAGAACATTGTGACCGGCAGCAATGAGAAACTGGTGCGTGTCTTCAATCTGGAACAACCCGATGCGGAACCGGAACTGTACGCCGGACACTCCGGTGCCATTAAGCGTGCGCTCTTCTGTCGCGACGACAAGTGCATCATTTCGGCGGCGGACGATAAGACGGTCCGACTGTGGGATCGGATGACCGGCATCGAAGTACAGCGTCTGCAGTTCCAGAATAATCCCAACAGCCTGGATATATCCCATGATAATCATGTGCTGACGATCACACACGGTTCCACGATCAGTTTCTGGGAGATCGACACCCTCAAGAAGCTCAAGGAGGTCAAAGTGCCGACGAATGTCGCCTCGGCCAGTTTGCATCCTGATAAACATGTCTTTGTCTGCGGCGGTGAGGACTTTAAGATGTACAAATTTGACTACATAACAGGCAATGAAATTG AATCCTTCAAGGGTCACTTTGGTCCGGTGCATTCGGTCAAGTTTAGTCCCGATGGCGAGCTATATGCAAGTGGCTCCGAAGATGGAACATTGCGTCTGTGGCAAACCACAGTGGGTAAAACGTACGGACTTTGGAAGTGCACGGAACCAAGTGAGCTCAACAATTCGATGAATTCTCCACGTGAGGTGCCGGCAAACTGA
- the LOC117782979 gene encoding eukaryotic translation elongation factor 1 epsilon-1 codes for MCDVATVQKIANCLGVKPGKVQLNEEQVVTRINGQNKTVAGFATILESLARESKSETAENSTVSREVQAQVYQWIEFAVLYVSPGSKDKHVAKQLLGDLNKLFINKSYLVGHFITLADLAVYYAINDLVKSLSPLDKENYLNLSRWFDHLQQRPDIHQGETLLNFTTIYLHNWATGTHV; via the exons ATGTGTGACGTTGCAACTGTACAGAAAATCGCCAACTGTTTGGGTGTTAAGCCCGGCAAGGTGCAGCTCAATGAAGAGCAA GTCGTCACTCGCATTAATggtcaaaacaaaacagtcGCTGGCTTTGCAACCATTCTGGAGAGTTTGGCGCGAGAATCAAAGTCAGAGACAGCGGAGAACAGCACAGTTTCTAGGGAAGTGCAGGCTCAGGTTTATCAATGGATCGAATTCGCTGTGCTCTACGTCAGCCCTGGTTCAAAGGACAAGCATGTGGCCAAACAATTACTGGGTGACTTGAACAAACTGTTCATCAACAAATCCTATTTGGTGGGACATTTTATAACACTCGCTGATTTGGCTGTCTACTATGCGATTAATGATCTTGTG AAATCACTTTCCCCTCTGGATAAGGAGAACTATCTGAATTTATCCAGGTGGTTTGATCACTTGCAACAACGTCCGGATATTCATCAGGGAGAGACTCTGCTCAACTTTACAACGATTTATCTGCACAATTGGGCAACGGGAACACATGTATAG
- the LOC117784967 gene encoding U3 small nucleolar RNA-associated protein 18 homolog translates to MSDDESTDGLEDLQELMAIYGNYDKSKKTGRTTHKVEDEDVDEEDEKEEKAETGYVEVPMEKVIFGDKQAFLANLAKSVGKKRPMQQQQRNNKDSEDDGKEETPKKHKAAWTDSDDEELEVGEVKRQTRHTGPINHLRKDKSYKEYLTARFQRTTNQPKWATLQAQETANSDDADSDNSDVDEPLLKTVGFIDHSAKLRELRAKSLQFKRLRDLNRATYSEGVVTSVQFHPTSTAALVAGESCLATIYSVDGTKNEKLHNIKFPKFPLTCARISPCGTKAYFGSMKPYYYAYDLLEAKEIKLLMPNRIKSSSIKFELSPCGKYIAMMGKFGAIHLMTAQSNELLHSFKQEGQCRGMSFTADSKRLICCGSSCNINVLSLRQNCIEHSFIDDGCVNGRTLSLSPNQRLLATGSNEGVVNVYDYESIYKSVTPQPMKRFLNLRTAIADLKFNHTSELLAMSSRLVPNALKLAHFPSATVYSNFPSQMDNVGYVNTMEFSPHSGFLAIGSKGKKAPLYRLKYFKNY, encoded by the coding sequence ATGAGTGATGATGAGTCCACTGATGGTTTGGAGGATCTGCAAGAGCTGATGGCAATCTATGGAAACTATGACAAGTCCAAAAAAACTGGGCGGACAACGCACAAAGTTGAAGACGAAGATGTAGATGAGGAAGATGAGAAGGAGGAGAAAGCTGAAACTGGATATGTGGAGGTGCCAATGGAAAAAGTGATATTCGGCGATAAGCAAGCGTTCTTGGCAAATCTGGCAAAATCGGTGGGCAAAAAGCGaccaatgcaacaacaacagcgaaacAACAAAGATAGCGAAGACGACGGCAAAGAGGAAACGCCAAAGAAACACAAAGCGGCTTGGACAGACTCCGATGATGAGGAGCTGGAGGTGGGCGAAGTGAAGCGTCAGACACGTCATACAGGACCTATAAATCATTTGCGCAAGGATAAATCCTACAAGGAATATTTAACAGCGCGCTTTCAGCGCACCACAAATCAACCAAAATGGGCAACGCTGCAGGCGCAGGAGACAGCCAATAGCGATGATGCGGACTCCGATAACTCCGATGTGGATGAGCCGCTGCTCAAAACTGTGGGTTTTATCGATCACAGCGCCAAGTTGCGCGAGCTGCGCGCGAAGAGTTTGCAATTTAAACGTTTGCGTGATTTAAATCGTGCCACTTACAGTGAGGGAGTTGTGACCAGCGTGCAGTTTCATCCGACATCTACGGCAGCCCTGGTAGCAGGGGAGAGCTGCCTGGCAACGATTTACAGCGTGGATGGCACTAAAAACGAGAAATTGCACAACATTAAATTTCCCAAATTTCCATTGACCTGTGCACGCATCTCTCCGTGCGGCACAAAGGCGTATTTTGGTTCCATGAAGCCGTATTATTATGCCTACGATCTGCTGGAGGCCAAGGAGATAAAGCTGTTGATGCCTAATCGAATCAAGTCCTCATCTATTAAGTTTGAATTGTCGCCTTGTGGGAAGTATATAGCCATGATGGGTAAATTTGGCGCCATACATTTAATGACCGCTCAAAGCAATGAACTTTTACACAGCTTTAAGCAGGAGGGTCAATGCCGTGGCATGAGCTTTACGGCGGACTCGAAGCGTCTCATTTGCTGCGGCAGCAGCTGTAATATAAATGTACTGTCACTCCGGCAGAATTGCATTGAGCACAGCTTCATCGACGACGGCTGTGTGAATGGACGAACTTTGTCCTTGTCGCCGAATCAACGCCTACTTGCCACGGGCAGCAATGAGGGCGTGGTCAATGTGTATGACTATGAGAGCATCTACAAGTCGGTCACTCCGCAGCCGATGAAACGCTTCCTCAATCTGCGCACTGCAATTGCCGACCTCAAATTCAATCACACTTCTGAATTGCTGGCCATGAGTTCACGTCTGGTTCCCAATGCCCTCAAATTGGCGCACTTTCCCAGCGCTACGGTCTATTCCAATTTCCCCTCGCAAATGGATAATGTGGGCTATGTGAATACCATGGAATTCTCGCCGCATAGCGGATTCCTCGCCATCGGCAGCAAGGGCAAAAAGGCGCCACTCTATAGACTTAAATACTTCAAAAACTACTAA
- the LOC117785793 gene encoding acid-sensing ion channel 5 translates to MLRVGLVLRNWLKRCFDWTKHKLLLFVSIIFRILQVVGNRFNDITAQAGAETSLLVIRLLVDRRLHISERLLWLFVLLSSIFAVFKLSELQIARYSTSPTVISVDRDYRGWNGSLPAVTLCYYDHIDSFKANELIQNLWNVTIIDEDYFYIMDFLYAVVNATASNYAELAKFATDERFEQIDLHDIIQSINRPFEQVINTFDSNFHVHVQMVMTERGSCYAINSPMSAVLGKEPIPYEELPAPLTCQYGKQQCYIRMDLYESTGVLDVHSPYEVSATEANIVTLHKSDEITASFKVLETVASKNLRELSVVQRKCVFNDEETSNLKIYSKSLCLARCRAIMALEMCNCVPFFYPFVEGPGCNPAGFECLLDFKWPIWALHICKCPSTCTEIEYTMQTVKKSSWGIKNNEEAAATESATSSFRWDLIPPKVRFRRDVVFSFEDLIVSFGGVLALFVGISVMGLVQMAYVIIYNILLDIFKLLRLIHLCFRDRFHTKPPLSSIHSASHVSRAETAELPLFEYVN, encoded by the exons ATGTTACGGGTTGGTTTAGTTTTACGGAATTGGCTTAAACGCTGTTTCGATTGGACAAAGCACAAGTTGCTGCTTTTTGTGAGTATCATTTTTAGAATTCTCCAAGTTGTTGGCAATCGATTCAATGATATAACGGCCCAAGCTGGAGCGGAGACCAGTTTGCTGGTCATTCGCCTCCTGGTGGACCGAAGGCTGCACATTTCCGAGAG ATTGCTCTGGTTATTTGTGCTGCTGTCCAGCATCTTTGCCGTGTTCAAGTTGAGCGAGTTGCAGATAGCTCGATATTCCACATCACCCACTGTAATATCTGTGGATCGTGACTATCGCGGTTGGAACGGATCTTTGCCGGCTGTTACTTTGTGCTATTATGACCACATTGACTCCTTCAAGGCGAACGAGCTCATCCAGAACTTGTGGAACGTAACCATCATCGATGAGGATTACTTCTACATCATGGACTTTCTCTATGCCGTCGTCAATGCCACGGCCAGCAATTATGCCGAACTCGCCAAATTCGCCACTGATGAACGCTTCGAGCAGATCGATCTCCACGATATAATCCAGAGCATTAATCGACCCTTCGAGCAAGTCATTAACACATTCGACTCCAActtccatgtccatgtccagaTGGTAATGACGGAACGTGGATCCTGTTACGCCATTAACTCGCCCATGTCAGCGGTGTTGGGTAAAGA ACCTATCCCTTACGAGGAACTGCCTGCGCCTTTAACCTGTCAGTATGGGAAGCAACAATGCTACATTCGAATGGATCTCTACGAGAGCACGGGCGTC CTGGATGTGCACTCACCTTATGAGGTATCAGCTACGGAGGCAAACATTGTTACGCTTCATAAATCCGATGAAATAACAGCTTCTTTCAAGGTGCTCGAGACGGT GGCATCGAAAAACCTTCGAGAGCTGAGCGTGGTACAGCGCAAGTGTGTTTTTAATGATGAAGAAACCTCAAATCTTAAG ATCTATAGTAAGTCCCTGTGTCTGGCGCGATGTCGTGCCATCATGGCATTGGAAATGTGCAACTGTGTTCCCTTTTTCTATCCGTTCGTGGAGGGACCTGGTTGTAATCCGGCTGGCTTTGAGTGTCTACTGGATTTCAAGTGGCCCATTTGGGCGCTACACATTTGCAAATGTCCCTCGACCTGCACTGAAATCGAGTACACTATGCAAACAGTGAAGAAGAGTTCGTGGGGCATTAAAAACAACGAAGAAGCGGCAGCAACTGAATCGGCTACTTCGAGTTTTCGCTGGGATCTCATACCACCCAAGGTGCGATTTAGACGTGACGTTGTCTTTAGCTTTGAGGATCTCATCG TTTCCTTTGGTGGCGTATTGGCTTTGTTTGTGGGTATCAGTGTCATGGGTTTGGTACAAATGGCATACGTTATTATCTACAACATCTTGCTGGACATATTTAAGCTGCTGCGCCTCATTCACCTCTGTTTTCGCGATCGGTTCCACACCAAACCGCCGTTAAGTTCTATTCACAGTGCAAGTCATGTTTCGCGAGCTGAAACAGCAGAACTTCCGCTTTTTGAATATGTTAACTAA
- the LOC117782981 gene encoding uncharacterized protein LOC117782981 gives MVGRVYPMKFRIRRQFSECSDCDKDLKLQETVTDANNLILLSNCCNVDIYSENKLDNWHIVPVGMISGDQKFSKKVITEACEPKKKVELVPVKEPKNVTIKETKKKKKKKKKKKGAKGKKEKKKK, from the coding sequence ATGGTTGGTCGAGTTTATCCCATGAAATTTCGCATACGCCGGCAATTTTCCGAATGTTCCGATTGTGATAAGGATCTGAAGCTGCAGGAAACTGTAACGGATGctaataatcttattttactTTCAAATTGCTGCAATGTCGATATCTATTccgaaaataaacttgataacTGGCATATTGTGCCTGTGGGAATGATATCTGGAGATCAGAAATTCTCCAAAAAAGTTATAACCGAAGCATGCGAACCCAAGAAGAAAGTGGAACTTGTTCCAGTTAAAGAACCCAAGAATGTCACAATAAAAGAgactaagaaaaaaaagaaaaagaagaagaaaaagaaaggcGCTAAGGGAAAGaaggaaaagaagaagaaatag